TTTCGAAATATAAATATCTCGCAGTTAACAAAtatgtaaaatacaattaaatatacttTGGAAACGCGTTTTTCGAGGTCGATGAACATTGTCATATTTAATTTTTGGGGTCAatgcaaaaacaattatttatcatttgcCAAGCTCTAGACATGTCTGAAAATTGACTTATGCAGgaaaaggtttttatttttagatttattttaataaaatggtcACGACATTAATACAGTTACTATGACTGACAAATGGTTGAAAATAAGGCAAATTAAGTGGTCGTTGAGCTAGCGAGAAGATGGGGAAAACATAGAATTCCTAATAAATTATACATACCTGTTTTTAATGATCCAGAGATTTCCAGCTAAGCTGTTAACCAACCGAACAGAGACCATGGCGTGTTTCGGACGGTTCCCTTTGCAGTTCGGGTTGTAATAAGTCCCGTTTCGGAAGTACCTGAAGACCGATGTATTGATGATTTTTATATCAATCATCTTAAATATTAGATTTCAAAGTCATCTGAGGCCACATCATCATGATAACAATCTTAAGAAGCACAACACAACACAGCCCCGTTCAACGACAGTATACGATTTGTTTGAACGCGATAGTATGGCCAAAACGTTTTGACAGGCTTAGCTAATTTAACAAATCATAGTGTGAACATGTGAACGGTTAATAGACGTTTTCTCAATACATTATAGAACAGTTCTAATGCTGACATGATTCTCACATGGCGAAATAATTAAGACGTTGTCGCATTATATTATAGAACAGTTCTTATGCTGATATGGTGTTCACATGGCAATCATATTATAAACGTTTTCTCATTACATTTGAGAACAGCCCTAACGCCGATATAGTGCTCACACGGCGAACATTTTAAAGACGTGTTCGCATTACATTAGAGAACAGCCCTAATGCCGATATAGTGCTCACACGGCGAACATTTTATAAACGTTTTCTCACTACATTAGAGAACAGCCCTAATGCCGATATAGTGCTCACACGGCGAACATTTAAAGACATGTTCTCATTACATTAGTAAACAGTTCTGATGCTTATATGGTGCTCAAATGACAAACATTTTATATACGGTTTCTTATAATAGTATAACACGCTTAAGGTGCTGATATTATGCTCACATGAAGCCTCGATCGCTGCAGTCAGCTGCCACTGTGATTGGTCCTACACTGGATAAGGAAATGCTCGGACTTGCCCACGTTCTGGTATCCGCTAATTGAGGCTCCAATGCAATCACTTCGGTAACTACACCTGCCatacttaatataaaaaaaaaacatatgaaatTAACAAGGGCGTTATAAACCgtattgcataatttttatgttgAATGCTAATAATTGGCCACTGAAGCAATTATTAAGGTTGGTTATAATATGATCAATTGTCCTGATGCAATATTATATAACGTTACGTTATAAAAGCTTTGATGACAACCCATAAAGCTCTTCTTCATTAAAACAGTCACTACATATTGCATATATGTGGGGGTCACAAATATTTCGTGGGTCAGTTTTGAACGATGCGCgtttatacttttataattatatcagaaACGAGAATCTCGTATAGAAAATCACATTGTGAGAACAATTGTTTAGAAATATTTCCTAGTGGTGCAAACATTATCATACAATAACAGCAAAGAATTAAATATTCTATAATTCAACTTAAATCTATTATTGAAAAAAAGTAAGATCAACAAATATTGCTTTCTAAATTATCGTTTGTTTACACAATTTTTTTCCATACGATTATTACGCAAACAATGACAGTTTTTGTAAGGATTGCAACCTTATTTATGGTCGCAGAACCAGAACTAGGTGCAGAACCTATAACCTTCAATTGTTTACAATAGTCCGTTCCCAGATTTAATGGTAATCTTGTCAATCAGACAGATTCTTATATTAGAATTATGCCATACATTATAACAGTGTATTACAATTTACTCAGAGAATCTCGATGATTCATCTTTGTTTTCAATGTGAATGATGACCTTACAATACAGGGTAATAAATCAGAAGCATGCACACTTCTAAACATAAATCAAGAGAAGTGTGTAAACTATGCATGCCCCCGTCCTTCCAAAACTTACAGCTAAATTGTCTATCTGTCCATTTGTAAAAGAGcttttttataagaaatattgcacgaacatttgacattgacctttaatcGATAGAGGATTTCTTTCCAACAAGAATACTAAGCATACACTTTGATATAATATTAGGTTGATGCGTTCTTAAGATATTGTAAAGGAAGCTGTTACAGAACACTGTGGCCTTGATACCTGATTGATTGACCTCAAACATAAGTAGTCAGCAAACGAAATCGGGATGTGTGCGATGTTTCGCGATAACGAATATGGTAAGCAAATACATTAATTTCTTATTATATAGCCTAGTGAAACGAAACGTTACTtgcaatacaaattaaattaaaattgaaaataaaaaataaaaaataattaaaattaaaattgagtaTTCACAAATGTCCACGTTTggtaaacgtgttttttttttaactttcgcATTTAAAATGAATTTAGAAAATAGTATGTCGAAAAAGTTCTCTCCATTTTTGTACACAATTCACACTTATAATTTACTCAGAAGTCAATGTTCTGTAACAGCTTCCTTACACTATCTTAAGAACTCATCAACCTAATATTATATCAAAGTGTATGCTCAGTATTCTTGTTGGAAAGAAATCCTCTTCCGATTAAAGGCCAATGTCAAATGTTCgtgcaatatttataatataaaaggtCTTTTACAAATGGACAGATAGACAATAGACGTATGAAGCCTGCTTTCTTAAACAGTCTTCATCTTTGAAACCATAAGTCGCGaacatttgatatttggcatggcaTGTGCCACCAGACTAGAGTATTGAACTAATCATGTATTTGTGGTCAAAAGCGGTTACATATAAAATTCTTCTCTGTAACACAAAGAGGTGTTCTATTTGGCATGAAGCAGCATATAGCGGTCCTTTATTCAGTGTGGTCTTATCATGTCCCCGGTgtacattttgaattttgttaatttgacGTATAAAGCATAATAAGGGATATCAAAGTGTGATACCCCAAACAGATTATTCAAATAACGCTTATACCTACAAAGAAATTGTGTTCTCCTGATTGAATAACAACGTTCTTTTGAGAAAATACGTTACATAAACAGCATGTATTTATACACATTTGACTTCACGTTTTGATTAACTATATTGACGATGTTAAAATTCATAAGATGAATCCTAAGGCGCTGAAGTTGTGGTCATAATGCTTTGCACTTCTTTATtgacaaacaattaaattaaatgtaattaatgtattaattcgtattttttctttatatttacgTATTTTTCTAAAACCTAATAACAcaataatagtaaaaaaaatacgaattactgttaaaaaaacaaacaaatcacaaaACTCTAAATGTCGTTCTCGTTGCGAACTGATGTTAGTTTTTCCTTTGACTATCGACAAAAGGACAACTTTTTTCCATTCGGGTGCATGGTATTCATGCATACGAAAATGTGTTTAATTGCTTGCGGATAAAAATAACTCACAGAAGTGTGTCTAATAAACAGCGTTGAATTGACGAAATCTcgaaaattaaatgttttttctctgttatgtaaaaaaacaaaacgataTACTGGAATTGTTTTGACGATAAAATATAGAAATCGATATGCACAATAACGACAAAGACACATTTGcatgaaacattttaatacttttatgCAAGAAACACAACATAAAGTGTCTATTTACAGAGTAGCTTAGCTGGTTGTGAATTTATAGCGCAACGTTCTGCGTTATTCAAAACGAAGCTAATATTCATTGTATCCTCAACTGTCAATGTATGCATAAATTCACGTTGGAtcatttttacaattttacacCTCATTGGTTCGAATACTGTGTCAGAAATCTGTTAatgtttatcatatttttattgtttaattaaatataaaaaagatgcGTTACAGCAAAGGATCTGGCGTACATTTACGTTAATAAAATAACACTTGCGTTTGAAGTGATAACTGTTTGTTGGTTAAAAGTACACAAACTAGTATGTTATCATCCATATCATACATTTGCCTAAAAGCAATACACCgtttaagaaaaataaacaacGCATTACGAATTTTCCATGTAAGCAAAAGTTCAAATGTTGGTATTATAAACTGCGTCAACTAAGTAAATGTAACGAGCATTATACCAGTGAAATATTTGCCTTACAATATTATGCAGGTAATAAAAACTGATGTATCGAAAACCCTGCTTGCATATCATACATAACACGATGAATATAAACTATATAAACAAGTATATATAAGTCCGTACACAAACTATAACACTTATATATTAGAGTATAGCTGATTGTAGAGTTATTATAATGTTGCAGCTGACTTGACCATTTACAGTGTCGGATAGCTTGCAAATTTGCTCAGCCCACAGGTGTCGCCCTTGTCCTTGGCCATGAAGACGTACCCTTTGTCACCCCACGTTGTTCCCCAACTGAAATAAAAGCAGAACACTATTTGTCgtcacatttaaatataaatcaattatGCCATCTTTCAtatgaatatgtatatatatgcatataaatagtTATTCAGGTTACAGCTACAAATTTGGTTATTAAGAATACACGCATATATAATCGAAAATATGTTATATCACACGTTCAGTGGTTTGTATTAATATGAATATGTCGTTATATACAACAACATATTTAATCTTACAAAATAACAGCAGTATTTGTATTAATTAAGGCTAACTAAGAAAAACGAGCACGATCAAAGGTCCACAATAAAATTCCTATTCTTTACGTACCTGTTTTTAATGATCCAGTACTTTCCAGAGGAGTTTCCGTAACCAACAGAAAGCATGGCGTGGTTAGGAACGTTGCCGTTGCAGTTGCGGTTGTAATAAACCCCGTTTCTGTAGTACCTGCAGGCGGATATGTTAGATTGATGTATAttataattgtgtcttgttctgagaaaactgggcataatgcatgtgctcacAGCAAGacttatatataaattatcaattttaaatatcaCATGTAACGTTATAAGGCAGATAAGAATTATTATGTCAAAGCGTCTTGATTACAACCTTTAGGAGGAACTAATCACAAACTCTGTTTACTAACAAGATGCATAACAAGAAATTAAACTCAATACGGCGTTAGCTTTTTGATAAACCTAGCCAATAAACAAAAACGAATACAGAGAGATGACGTTTTCTTACAAACATGTGATAATTCTAGTATAGAGCACATAAGAGGCTGATATGATGCTCACATGAAGCCTCGGTCGCTGCAGTCAGCTGCCACTGTGATTGGTCCTACACTGGATAAGGAGCTGGCCAGGGAATGCTCGGACTTGCCGACGTTCTGGTGTCCGCTAATTGAGGCCCCAATGCAATCTTTCCTGTGTCTGCAACGGTTGTCCTTAACAAGGCGAAAACAGATATTTACCATTGGGCTTCTTTCTTACACATAAATAAGGTTTAAACCAATTTTTAAGGGTTAGGCTTAAGATTGACTGTAACTTATTGGCAATTGAGTTAAGTATTAACGCTTGTAATAATTTAATCAATCGTCTTGGGTCATCTGTTCTGGCAAATGCAGAAGCTATTGCTTGTACTGTATCAACTGAGTTAAAGGTAATGATCAATCAGATAGACATGAATATACGTGTCATGTAATTGGCAGCATGCTATTACAGATAACCCAAAATTGAGTATATTTACGCTTTGCTATAACATATGTATGTTTTAAACACCGACACAATGCAaggatgtgtttgaaaatgcataGGGCAACCATTTCCTTTCCAACCAATAATGAAGCTTTTGCTAGATTTGCTTGATCATGCTCGTAATTAAATCTAATTTTGCCCCAAAAGGAGACGATCATGTTCACACTAATAAACACACAACAAGTAGTGTGTGTAAACCGAGTATTCTCCCCTATCCGCAACTTGGTCCTAAATCGTCTACATGTGCAATTGTTGTTAAATATTGCAATTACTTGCGACATTGATctttatcatttgtttttaaattgatcacGTGCCAGAAAAATTTACAATTTGGTTAAAGGAGGATTTTCTTTCCACAAGAATAACCATAACAAATTATTGATAAGACTATATGTTGAGGGTCTCTTAAGATAAAGGAAACCATTCCAATGTTACATGACAATGTGGCCTTGATCTCTGCTTGATTGGCCTTTGACGCGAGTAACTTAGGCAGTTCGTAGGTCGAAAACGGTTTTTTGATAATTCACGTAAACACAGGTTAATGTATTATGAATTTTTTATTTCCCTGTTATCCAAGTCTACCAATTTAAATGAACATGGATTCATGAACACGTGTTCTATTTGTATTGTAATGTGGCAAAAAGGTCTACGGGTAGACCGATTATTCTAACGACAAAGTTATGCAAAGGAACATACACCACGTCTACGAAAGGCGGGATAATCAAACATTAGGCTGATCTGTCCAATCTATACACAGAAACTTTTATAATAACAATGCTTCAAATAGAAACGTATGACCAATTACATATACCTGTTTGAATAAAACTTGTTAAAACATATTGTTGTAAATACTGATCGGTTACAAGTAccaaacatgtgtttttatttaggtttctatcattttattacatgtacataacctAGGTGAAAAAGTTTCAGACATTTCTGGTTTTCGATTTTCTAAATAGACCAATTTAAACCGCTTTCTAAAATAATTCACATAAATCAACATTGGAATCACGTATTGAACTGAACAATAATTGTGAAGAAACACACGCACGTACAGAACCAGAATACGGATAACACTGTTCGGTATTAACCCCCTTGGCATTGCGGATGTAGTTGAACGCGTTGTTCATCCAGCCTCCTCTGCAGCCCCAGTTTCCTGTCATTGTGACATGAATACGCATAGTTACACAATATGTTCACCAACTCAAGCCTAACATGACTCTGAATCTAGAACTGTAATCTTCAACGTTGAGGGATTAACCATGTTTTTGAAATGTGATATTTACAATTGACTTATCAACATTATCCATACTTTAATCAACTCACACTTAGTTGCTTTATATGAAACTGACCGTGAAATGCGATCTTTAATATTTACTGATCAAAATTATCTATATGTACTTGAACATAATCCAACAATAAATGATTATATGATCTAATATGAAACACTTGCAgcacatatatattttctgaagaacaaacaaaatataaacatttaacatatgACAAAGAAAGTTGACCTCAGTTTATGATCTACAAGCAGAGGTCCTGTTTGAGCCACAGTAAAGTAAATAAGATTAATGCTCCAAagtaatattaaaatcatttgattattttttcGTCAAGCTATAACTAGAGAATGTAAGCTGCTGGAATGTAAcctataaataatttttttaacttgAAAGTAGCTATTTCAATTGAGAAAGTCAATCCTTTTCCTGCTGCCCCACCATTTTTACTACACAATGTAATAGCCTTTCTATATCGTACCATAGTTTCTGTTTGCGCAGTCCACGAGATCCTGCTCGGACAGATCGGTTGTCCTACCACGGTTCTTAATCATCATCGACTCTAGTGAACCGAGGGCGGAGAATGCCCAGCATGAGCCACACACGCCCTGAAATGACACCATCGTAGAATTGAAAGTACGACATGCAGATCATTAATACAATTAAGTTCATGAAGACGACCGGAAATACAAATAAAGTGTCATTGACATGGACATGAATTAGGACTTCGCGTACTCTACAATAACCATAGTCAACGTATTTGTGTTGAGATGACATCAAGTTATGATGTTGCGAATTAGCAACCAAGACAAGTGTATGTTATAATCCGTAAAtgttattttctgaaacacaacAACAATGAAGGGTCATACATAGCGGAATATTTCTGAAATGACAGCGAGATAAAACAATATCGGTATGTAATGAGTAGCGTAAAAAAGATCACATACAAGTTCAAAGATCAAAAGTTACAATATGTGTTCCAAAATAAGCGGTGACATATGTTTAATATAAGTAAATTCGTGTTTTTGCTTATGAAGGAACATGCATTGGCATGTTTATTGTATCTATTCATGCAAACGTAAATCTGTTAAAGTACAATTAATTGTGATTATTAATATACTTTATTTCAACTTTAGAGACACTTCGGGGTCAAACAAGTTTGGGCTTGCTTTtgcaaaaaagtttaaaataaaaaacgttGCATCTGTGCAACAAAACAGCATTGGTAAATCAGCATCCATAATGAATACTTATAACATTAGAATGTCAAAATATCACGCTCCTGCAAATCCATTTTTGCTGCATCACGTTTCTGGAAAGCTGTTTATAAATACTTTTACATTAATAACACACGTTGTCGGCATATTTTATGAACAACTGCGCATCACAACAAATGGCTCGTATTCAACATTTGCTAATACATATATTGAACACAAGACAGATATATGGTTCTTGAAAATAATCGCTATATAGTAGCTCATTCGGACTTTACCTGTGATTTTACGGGTGTCACCACCCCTCGCTGTCTCCAATCGATTTCCAGATCGGCATTAGGGTCGGGCTCTGTGAGAGCTTCCGGGTAAGCTTCCACTCCCTCTTCGGGTACGATCAGACCCCGGAGCATCGTCTTCTCGAACTCGTCTTCCGCCTGGCGGGGGCGGTCGAAATAAAATTGAGTGGTCAAGTAACTTCTGGTTTGGTATTCATATTGTGATCGTATAAAGAATAAAACATTCATATACACACACCTCACTTCAGTATTTCTCAATAAAAtggattgtttttttaatattattaatgtagGTCTGACTacaccatttaaaaaaaagttatgctCTTCCGTTGCATAGTGGGGCTGCTATACCAGACCTCGCGAATGGAAGTTAATTAGAGCACCTCTATCTAGtgcaaatattatataaacactACATGCTGTGAGTACACAACAAATTCGCAGACAgtgtaaacacatattttaatacaGGAGTAAACGAGCTCAAATATTAAGGATGTGAGTCTAATTGAACTTACTCTCACATTATATGA
This is a stretch of genomic DNA from Dreissena polymorpha isolate Duluth1 chromosome 7, UMN_Dpol_1.0, whole genome shotgun sequence. It encodes these proteins:
- the LOC127837684 gene encoding procathepsin L-like isoform X4, with product MNVVQAFVVSSICLAGACAMMSWEIPDDVMSHVTVEMDLEWIEYKKVHNKTYETAKEEVVRRLYWEDTLRFIRDHNLRYDRGEVTYTVGENQFADMAEDEFEKTMLRGLIVPEEGVEAYPEALTEPDPNADLEIDWRQRGVVTPVKSQGVCGSCWAFSALGSLESMMIKNRGRTTDLSEQDLVDCANRNYGNWGCRGGWMNNAFNYIRNAKGVNTEQCYPYSGSDNRCRHRKDCIGASISGHQNVGKSEHSLASSLSSVGPITVAADCSDRGFMYYRNGVYYNRNCNGNVPNHAMLSVGYGNSSGKYWIIKNSWGTTWGDKGYVFMAKDKGDTCGLSKFASYPTL
- the LOC127837684 gene encoding procathepsin L-like isoform X3, which gives rise to MNVVQAFVVSSICLAGACAMMSWEIPDDVMSHVTVEMDLEWIEYKKVHNKTYETAKEEVVRRLYWEDTLRFIRDHNLRYDRGEVTYTVGENQFADMAEDEFEKTMLRGLIVPEEGVEAYPEALTEPDPNADLEIDWRQRGVVTPVKSQGVCGSCWAFSALGSLESMMIKNRGRTTDLSEQDLVDCANRNYGNWGCRGGWMNNAFNYIRNAKGVNTEQCYPYSGSDNRCRHRKDCIGASISGHQNVGKSEHSLASSLSSVGPITVAADCSDRGFMYYRNGVYYNRNCNGNVPNHAMLSVGYGNSSGKYWIIKNSWGTTWGDKGYVFMAKDKGDTCGLSKFASYPTL
- the LOC127837684 gene encoding procathepsin L-like isoform X5, whose amino-acid sequence is MNVVQAFVVSSICLAGACAMMSWEIPDDVMSHVTVEMDLEWIEYKKVHNKTYETAKEEVVRRLYWEDTLRFIRDHNLRYDRGEVTYTVGENQFADMAEDEFEKTMLRGLIVPEEGVEAYPEALTEPDPNADLEIDWRQRGVVTPVKSQGVCGSCWAFSALGSLESMMIKNRGRTTDLSEQDLVDCANRNYGNWGCRGGWMNNAFNYIRNAKGVNTEQCYPYSGSDNRCRHRKDCIGASISGHQNVGKSEHSLASSLSSVGPITVAADCSDRGFMYYRNGVYYNLNCNGNVPNHAMLSVGYGSASGNYMIIKNSWGTTWGDKGYVFMAKDKGDTCGLSKFASYPTL